The Chloroflexota bacterium nucleotide sequence CTGGGCGACATCCGAGAGGCGATCTTCGGGGCCCAGGACGGCCTGGTCAGCACCCTGGCCGTGGCCAGCACGGTGGCGGGCGCCACTGGCGACAGATTCGCGATCCTGGTGGCAGGCATCGCCTCGGGGCTGGCCGGCATGTTCAGCATGGCCGCCGGGGAGTACCTGTCCAGCAAGAGCCAGCGCGAGATCTTCGAAGCGCAGATCGCCGGCGAGCGTGAAGAGGTCGCCACCCGCCCCGGGGAGGCCCAGGCTGAGGTCGCCTACATGTTCGAGGAGGACGGGCTCCCACCTGGCGAGGCGGCGGAGGTGGCCCGGGTCGTGGCTCAGCACCCGGACGTCCTGCTCCGGACGATGGTCGAGAAGGAGCTGTCGCTGCATGTCGATGAGCACGGCGGCTCGCCGTTGCAGGGGGCGGTGGTCATGGGCGGGGCATTCGGCCTCGGCGCCCTGGTGCCCATCCTCCCGTACCTCCTGGTCCCCGTGACGGTTGCCACCTGGGCCTCGATCGTGGCCACCGGCGCGGTTCTGTTCGGGATCGGGGTCGTGAAGTCGCGCTGGACGCGCGGTGGGTGGCTGCGCTCGGGTCTCGAGATCCTGGTCGTGGGCGCGCTGGCAGGCGTCCTCGGCTACTTCTTCGGCAACATCCTGCCGACGTTGTTGGGCGCCCCGCCGGTCGGCGCCTGAGAAACCAAGACGTCAGCCGGTGGGCAGCAACGCGTACAGGGTGCGAGTCCCGCTGATCCCCTTCAGCTCGAAGGTCCCGCGCTCCTGA carries:
- a CDS encoding VIT1/CCC1 transporter family protein, with protein sequence MTTDPEGGNAISDDEASRAGLSAEAFDREWIRDHVAEERREAAFLGDIREAIFGAQDGLVSTLAVASTVAGATGDRFAILVAGIASGLAGMFSMAAGEYLSSKSQREIFEAQIAGEREEVATRPGEAQAEVAYMFEEDGLPPGEAAEVARVVAQHPDVLLRTMVEKELSLHVDEHGGSPLQGAVVMGGAFGLGALVPILPYLLVPVTVATWASIVATGAVLFGIGVVKSRWTRGGWLRSGLEILVVGALAGVLGYFFGNILPTLLGAPPVGA